The following are encoded together in the Streptomyces sp. NBC_00358 genome:
- a CDS encoding SdpA family antimicrobial peptide system protein yields MSTSVARRQLYIFATTLAVMVAYLLVALFYTLPSNALSSRHSKGARQYFNEVTPQVWAFFTKDPEGVQIGTYAFDGKHSKNLLKTPQGSPSNLFGLDRTQRAQGPEIAYINTSVTQWQPCAGNLDVCLHEAAARPAEKVKNRNPVRTVCGDSFITQERVVPWSYRNLVPYDRHVTRIAHLDVSCS; encoded by the coding sequence ATGTCGACGTCTGTCGCAAGGCGGCAGCTGTACATCTTCGCGACCACGCTGGCGGTCATGGTCGCCTATCTTCTGGTCGCGCTCTTCTACACGCTGCCGAGCAACGCCCTCAGCAGCCGCCATTCCAAAGGCGCACGCCAGTACTTCAATGAGGTCACCCCGCAGGTCTGGGCCTTCTTCACCAAGGATCCCGAAGGTGTCCAGATCGGCACGTACGCCTTCGACGGAAAGCACTCCAAGAATCTTCTGAAGACCCCGCAGGGCAGCCCTTCGAACCTCTTCGGACTTGACCGCACCCAGCGCGCCCAGGGTCCCGAGATCGCCTACATCAACACCTCGGTGACCCAATGGCAGCCATGCGCGGGCAATTTGGACGTCTGTCTGCACGAAGCGGCCGCACGCCCCGCCGAGAAGGTCAAGAACCGCAACCCCGTGCGGACCGTGTGCGGGGATTCCTTCATCACTCAGGAACGCGTCGTGCCCTGGTCGTACCGGAACCTGGTGCCGTACGACCGGCACGTCACCAGAATCGCCCACCTGGACGTCTCATGCTCATAG
- a CDS encoding sporulation-delaying protein SdpB family protein — protein sequence MLIAARTALSGLVEEQSARLQLRLSTFDFRSRWFGVGRSLICFAELTVVLVTPSKALLTPVLTISDGARCGGVRAASAYCLVGGTSHAEYARWILVAALLVAAVGYRPRWTAIPQLWAIYSIAVSITVPDGGESVGLIMSLLMLPILLTDNRTWQWSPPSKPLHQSAHAIAYAAFWAVRLQLAYIYLDTAISKFGVADWANGTAEYYFLRDNMFGVAKPWDGLLLTLSKYPLVVVGMTWGALVVELLIAVCILGSDRWRRVGLALDILLHGSIILLMGLWSFALVMIGCSVVASMPLLRTTPAETSDEQLPAGQIPVENGTNDRSVDHSVGRSSAVLR from the coding sequence ATGCTCATAGCCGCCCGTACAGCCCTTTCCGGACTTGTCGAAGAGCAGTCCGCTCGGCTCCAACTCCGCCTCTCCACCTTCGACTTCCGCTCGCGCTGGTTCGGCGTGGGACGCTCACTGATCTGTTTCGCCGAGCTGACGGTGGTCCTCGTCACCCCGTCGAAGGCGCTGCTCACCCCAGTTCTGACCATCAGCGACGGCGCCCGCTGTGGGGGAGTGCGTGCCGCGTCCGCGTACTGTCTGGTGGGCGGCACCTCCCATGCGGAGTACGCCCGTTGGATCCTGGTCGCCGCGCTTCTCGTGGCCGCCGTCGGATACCGGCCGCGCTGGACGGCGATCCCGCAGCTGTGGGCCATCTACTCGATCGCGGTGAGCATCACCGTGCCTGACGGCGGCGAATCCGTGGGCCTGATCATGTCGCTCCTCATGCTGCCGATTCTCCTGACGGACAACCGGACTTGGCAGTGGAGCCCGCCGTCGAAACCGCTGCACCAGTCCGCGCACGCGATCGCCTACGCCGCCTTCTGGGCGGTCAGACTGCAGCTCGCGTACATCTATCTCGACACCGCCATCAGCAAGTTCGGAGTCGCCGACTGGGCCAACGGGACGGCGGAGTACTACTTCCTGCGCGACAACATGTTCGGCGTCGCCAAGCCCTGGGACGGGCTGCTGCTCACGCTCTCCAAGTACCCCCTGGTCGTGGTCGGCATGACCTGGGGCGCGCTCGTCGTCGAACTTCTCATCGCCGTCTGCATCCTGGGCTCCGACCGTTGGCGCAGGGTGGGGCTGGCGCTCGACATCCTGCTGCACGGCTCGATCATCCTGCTGATGGGACTGTGGAGCTTCGCCCTCGTCATGATCGGCTGCTCGGTCGTCGCGTCGATGCCGCTGCTGCGTACGACGCCGGCCGAGACGTCCGACGAACAACTCCCCGCCGGGCAAATCCCTGTTGAAAATGGCACCAATGACAGGTCAGTTGACCACTCGGTCGGCCGCTCATCCGCAGTGCTACGTTGA
- a CDS encoding helix-turn-helix domain-containing protein, whose product MVDGADRSLADKLNELFANVRPDVGHEYSNEQAAAAIRGTGVTISQSYIWQLRKGIKTNPTLKHLEALAGFFGVPTAYFLDTETSNRVAEQLNLLAETQARLADSSPESDVRLMAMRAGQLSAERRKQVMDLLDVVYRLEQAEAEQQDTP is encoded by the coding sequence ATGGTCGACGGGGCGGACCGCAGTCTTGCGGACAAGCTCAACGAGCTCTTTGCGAACGTACGGCCCGACGTGGGCCACGAGTACAGCAATGAGCAGGCCGCGGCCGCCATCAGGGGCACCGGCGTCACCATCTCCCAGAGCTACATCTGGCAGCTCCGTAAGGGCATCAAGACCAACCCGACGCTCAAGCACCTGGAAGCACTGGCCGGTTTCTTCGGCGTGCCCACCGCCTACTTCCTCGACACGGAAACGAGCAATCGTGTCGCCGAACAACTGAATCTGCTGGCCGAGACCCAGGCGCGCCTGGCCGATTCCTCGCCGGAGAGCGACGTCAGGCTGATGGCGATGCGGGCGGGCCAGCTCTCCGCCGAGCGCCGCAAACAGGTCATGGACCTCCTCGACGTGGTCTACCGCCTCGAACAGGCGGAGGCGGAACAGCAGGACACACCGTGA
- a CDS encoding MAB_1171c family putative transporter produces the protein MIALALVVGTVFVLTLGWKIRQIVTSPHDAPLRAVTLCLASAAASFGLALPPAARMIRSVGGPGAPRLVQNAFAFAMVFWLMCFYLYSATDPRRGRIRARWEALPLGLTLLGTSLATIAAAGHDTGGRYESVDMRVSALAAFYLLADLYLVYALTMALRWTCRYARVSPRPLSVGLWLMASALSGIAAASAIRAALTVIRWHGGAVAPAVTAISGHIIGVAIPLFLIGVGYPAARARLSVIRLRRQRRRMYHRLHPLWSLLHEAYPQDALHQNRARPWDLLRRPQAVDRRYYRRAIECRDGLVRISPYLGQAEMTVTDLSESSADLLADRLCAALEAQTEGGEAPYDAVAVAVPKAQGLDADVRQLVMLSDALHRRTSSPARQQAA, from the coding sequence GTGATCGCGCTGGCACTCGTCGTCGGTACGGTGTTCGTCCTGACCCTGGGCTGGAAGATCCGTCAGATCGTCACGTCCCCGCATGATGCTCCGTTGCGTGCCGTGACTCTGTGTCTGGCGAGCGCGGCCGCTTCCTTCGGACTCGCGCTGCCGCCCGCCGCGAGGATGATCCGCTCCGTCGGCGGGCCCGGAGCGCCGCGACTGGTGCAGAACGCCTTCGCGTTCGCGATGGTCTTCTGGCTGATGTGCTTCTACCTGTACTCCGCGACGGATCCGCGGAGAGGGCGCATACGCGCCCGTTGGGAAGCGCTCCCGCTGGGACTCACTCTTCTGGGGACCTCGCTGGCCACGATCGCTGCCGCCGGGCACGACACGGGCGGCAGGTACGAAAGCGTCGACATGCGGGTCTCCGCCCTGGCGGCCTTCTATCTCCTGGCCGATCTGTATCTGGTCTACGCCCTGACCATGGCCCTGCGCTGGACCTGTCGTTATGCGCGAGTGTCACCGCGCCCCCTGTCCGTCGGCCTGTGGCTGATGGCCTCCGCCCTCTCGGGCATAGCCGCGGCGAGCGCGATCCGAGCGGCACTGACCGTGATCCGCTGGCACGGAGGCGCGGTCGCCCCGGCGGTCACCGCGATCTCCGGCCACATCATCGGCGTGGCGATCCCGCTGTTCCTCATCGGAGTCGGCTACCCGGCGGCCCGTGCCCGTCTCTCGGTCATCCGCCTGCGCCGGCAACGCCGCCGCATGTACCACCGCCTGCATCCGCTGTGGAGCCTGCTGCACGAGGCGTACCCGCAGGACGCTCTCCACCAGAACCGTGCCAGGCCATGGGACCTTCTGCGCCGGCCTCAGGCGGTCGACCGTCGTTACTATCGCCGCGCCATCGAGTGCCGCGACGGTCTGGTACGCATCAGCCCCTATCTCGGGCAGGCCGAGATGACGGTCACGGACCTCTCGGAGTCCTCGGCCGACCTCCTTGCGGACCGGTTGTGTGCCGCGCTCGAAGCGCAGACGGAAGGCGGGGAAGCACCGTACGACGCAGTCGCCGTGGCGGTACCGAAGGCGCAGGGCCTGGACGCGGACGTACGGCAGCTCGTCATGCTGTCGGACGCGCTGCACCGTCGCACCTCGTCCCCCGCCCGGCAGCAGGCGGCGTAA
- a CDS encoding PepSY domain-containing protein, giving the protein MSQPVPPEQSEPYESHESDESQPSTSSRKRLPRLPRLGRSRWLAVGVGVVLLGGAVAGAAAVAVHDHGEKGARMRVEAVPGWKGGERLVRGEDRGESRFKDDEARPYQNTGSGPDSPNTLSGLAPAPVPTVSAAKAIEAAGKAVPGGKPDALRVVVQQGGGSGWEVEVLGTDGVRHLVTLDGATGAVTGNTVAPAALSAGR; this is encoded by the coding sequence ATGTCCCAGCCCGTCCCACCGGAGCAGTCCGAGCCCTACGAGTCCCACGAGTCCGACGAGTCCCAGCCGTCCACGTCGTCCCGGAAGCGTCTTCCGCGCCTGCCGCGGCTGGGGCGGAGCCGCTGGCTGGCAGTCGGCGTCGGGGTCGTCCTGCTGGGCGGAGCCGTGGCCGGCGCCGCCGCGGTCGCCGTTCATGACCACGGCGAGAAGGGTGCCCGCATGCGGGTCGAGGCTGTGCCCGGCTGGAAGGGCGGCGAGCGCCTTGTCCGCGGGGAGGACCGAGGCGAGAGCCGCTTCAAGGACGACGAGGCCAGGCCGTACCAGAACACCGGGAGCGGCCCCGACAGCCCGAACACCCTGAGCGGTCTCGCGCCCGCGCCGGTCCCGACGGTGTCGGCCGCCAAGGCGATCGAGGCGGCCGGCAAGGCGGTCCCCGGTGGCAAGCCGGACGCGCTGCGCGTGGTGGTGCAGCAGGGCGGCGGAAGCGGCTGGGAGGTCGAGGTGCTCGGCACCGACGGCGTCCGGCACCTGGTGACCCTCGACGGTGCGACCGGCGCGGTGACCGGCAACACCGTCGCGCCCGCCGCCCTGAGCGCCGGCCGCTGA
- a CDS encoding response regulator transcription factor yields the protein MRVLVVEDERRLAAALQRGLTAEGFTVDVAHDGNQGLWLALEHGYDVIVLDIMLPGLNGYRVCAKLRAAGSETPILMLTAKDGEYDEAEALDTGADDFLSKPFSYVVLVARLRALHRRTGRRLPPTLEFGDLVIDPARRTCTRDGSEIRLTTREFAILEYLARRAGEVVTKREILQHVWDSAFEADLNLVEVHVSAVRRKIDAPFGRSALETVRGAGYRLAAGGG from the coding sequence GTGCGCGTACTGGTGGTCGAGGACGAGAGGCGGTTGGCCGCCGCCCTGCAGCGAGGCCTCACGGCCGAGGGCTTCACCGTCGATGTCGCCCATGACGGGAACCAGGGGCTCTGGCTCGCCCTGGAGCACGGCTATGACGTGATCGTGCTCGACATCATGCTGCCCGGCCTCAACGGCTACCGGGTCTGCGCCAAGCTGCGCGCGGCCGGGAGCGAGACACCGATCCTGATGCTCACCGCCAAGGACGGCGAGTACGACGAGGCCGAGGCGCTGGACACCGGTGCCGACGACTTCCTGTCCAAGCCGTTCTCCTACGTCGTCCTGGTCGCCCGGCTCCGCGCACTGCACCGTCGCACCGGCCGCCGGCTCCCGCCGACCCTGGAGTTCGGTGACCTGGTGATCGATCCGGCCCGCCGTACCTGCACCCGCGACGGAAGCGAAATACGGCTCACCACAAGGGAGTTCGCCATCCTGGAGTACCTCGCCCGGCGGGCCGGCGAGGTGGTGACGAAGCGCGAGATCCTCCAGCACGTCTGGGACTCGGCCTTCGAGGCGGACCTCAATCTCGTCGAGGTCCACGTCAGCGCCGTACGCCGCAAGATCGACGCCCCGTTCGGGCGATCCGCCCTGGAGACCGTCCGGGGCGCCGGGTACCGACTGGCGGCCGGCGGTGGCTAG
- a CDS encoding ParB/RepB/Spo0J family partition protein, whose protein sequence is MSATSVAGEIAEGAIDPAIPKEIGGVLDRTVERVPIRLLTGVSSPRTTGADDRHVRALAELDVPLPPVVVHRPTKRVLDGVHRIRAAELRGESDVEVRYFDGGEEEAFLLAVQLNSVHGKPLSVDDRTAAARRIIASHPHWSDRRIASVTCLSAKTVAVLRGCSTGDGPQSNKRVGLDGRARPLRPAEGRLHAGELLAQDPNLSLRELARRAGVSVATASDVRQRFLQGRALLPPRLQAGERAEGGGPRPRGHDDDDGPRGTGATGGLNGTGGSGGAGRSPSPALLESLRRDPSVRHSESGRRFLQLLSLHPAGPSGWQKLVHDVPAHRADVVARIARDYAEAWLHVARALESDA, encoded by the coding sequence GTGTCGGCAACGTCGGTGGCGGGGGAGATCGCTGAGGGAGCGATCGATCCGGCAATACCGAAAGAAATCGGGGGAGTTCTCGACCGGACAGTGGAGCGGGTGCCCATCCGCCTGCTGACAGGAGTGAGTTCACCCCGCACAACGGGCGCGGACGACCGGCACGTACGGGCGCTCGCCGAACTGGACGTACCCTTGCCGCCCGTCGTCGTGCACCGCCCGACGAAGCGGGTGCTCGACGGGGTCCACCGGATCAGGGCGGCGGAACTGCGGGGAGAGAGTGACGTCGAGGTTCGCTACTTCGACGGTGGCGAGGAGGAGGCCTTCCTGCTCGCTGTCCAGCTCAACTCGGTGCACGGCAAACCGCTGTCGGTCGACGACAGGACCGCCGCCGCGCGGCGCATCATCGCCTCGCACCCGCACTGGTCGGACCGGCGCATCGCCTCGGTGACCTGCCTGTCGGCCAAGACCGTTGCGGTCCTCCGGGGGTGTTCGACCGGAGATGGGCCGCAGTCGAACAAGCGGGTGGGTCTCGACGGCCGTGCACGACCGCTGCGTCCGGCAGAAGGGCGCCTGCACGCGGGCGAGTTATTGGCGCAGGACCCGAACCTCTCGCTGCGCGAGCTCGCCCGGCGAGCGGGGGTGTCCGTGGCGACGGCGAGCGACGTACGTCAACGCTTCCTCCAGGGCCGGGCGTTGTTGCCGCCCAGGCTGCAGGCCGGTGAACGGGCGGAGGGCGGCGGGCCCAGACCCCGCGGTCATGATGACGACGACGGTCCGAGGGGCACGGGCGCCACCGGCGGTTTGAACGGCACCGGCGGCTCCGGCGGCGCGGGCCGCTCCCCGAGCCCCGCCCTGCTCGAAAGCCTGCGCCGCGATCCCTCCGTACGGCACTCCGAATCGGGGCGCAGGTTCCTTCAGCTGCTCAGCCTTCACCCGGCAGGCCCTTCTGGATGGCAGAAGCTCGTCCATGACGTCCCGGCCCACCGCGCCGATGTCGTCGCGCGTATCGCACGGGATTACGCGGAGGCGTGGCTCCATGTCGCGCGCGCACTGGAAAGCGATGCCTGA
- a CDS encoding ABC transporter ATP-binding protein yields the protein MAKLEVLNVSAGYRGRPVLCDVNLEYGAGIHVLLGPNGAGKTTAFRVLAGILAPFEGTVLVDGTDPHTHTETKSLIALATHRSALAPRLSVVDNLRYWSRVLGLPPRSSEERIAEVLDLLGLTDLADRRIGSLSRGQNQRAGLAKAFLGRPPILLLDEPMSGLDPTTTAQLTDHLRRLADEGHTVVVSTHALADANRFADDVTVLQQGRIVGRGDPATLRTALLGSAYRLRVRGSGDVPAVLDRLGLRYEEQHGAVVVEVPDERAAESLVADLVREGIGVREVVPARNPLEDVYQQLQTDMPAPANGRRTP from the coding sequence GTGGCCAAGCTGGAAGTGCTGAATGTGTCCGCAGGTTACCGGGGGCGGCCGGTGCTCTGCGATGTCAATCTCGAATACGGCGCGGGAATTCACGTATTGCTCGGCCCGAACGGCGCCGGCAAGACAACGGCGTTCCGTGTGCTCGCCGGGATTCTCGCGCCCTTCGAGGGCACCGTCCTCGTGGACGGCACCGACCCGCACACGCACACGGAGACCAAGTCCCTGATCGCCCTCGCCACCCACCGCTCGGCGCTCGCACCACGCCTGAGCGTCGTGGACAACCTCCGGTACTGGTCACGCGTCCTCGGCCTGCCGCCCAGGTCCTCGGAGGAGCGGATCGCGGAGGTCCTGGACCTGCTTGGCCTCACCGACCTTGCGGACCGCCGGATCGGCAGCCTCAGCCGCGGCCAGAACCAGCGCGCGGGCCTGGCGAAGGCGTTCCTGGGACGCCCGCCGATCCTTCTCCTGGACGAACCGATGTCGGGCCTCGACCCGACGACGACCGCTCAACTCACCGATCATCTGCGGAGGTTGGCGGACGAGGGGCACACGGTGGTCGTCTCCACACACGCCCTGGCCGACGCGAACCGCTTCGCCGACGACGTGACAGTGCTGCAGCAGGGACGCATCGTGGGCCGAGGTGATCCGGCCACCCTGCGCACCGCCCTGCTGGGCAGCGCCTACCGGCTGCGCGTCCGAGGCTCCGGTGACGTGCCGGCGGTCCTCGACCGGCTGGGCCTGCGCTACGAGGAGCAGCACGGTGCCGTGGTCGTGGAGGTGCCCGACGAGCGGGCGGCGGAGTCGCTGGTCGCCGATCTGGTGAGGGAGGGCATCGGCGTACGAGAGGTAGTACCCGCCCGCAACCCGCTGGAGGACGTCTACCAGCAACTGCAGACGGACATGCCGGCACCGGCGAACGGAAGGCGCACCCCGTGA
- a CDS encoding sporulation delaying protein family toxin: MRIKKPLIGAVLAATMVAGAAGTASAHARAPHTAPVAAARAEQGYSDSDVVAFLVFGQGKAAKDHPELAQQIRSRRSDTSVTHAQLSYLMAKLHQADPAFHAKVTEAVQAKDPFVVQRGMVALNDDLKAAIASDSKAKSLNSADIARPNGWVWTKSNIVTVANVAAGINVAVGTNVAAGAEVVVVVVIAPAAASYGFDLKQSDQLDENDFVAAVTSAL, translated from the coding sequence ATGAGAATCAAGAAGCCGCTGATCGGTGCCGTCCTCGCCGCCACCATGGTGGCCGGCGCCGCCGGCACCGCGTCGGCGCACGCCCGGGCGCCGCACACCGCCCCGGTCGCCGCGGCCAGGGCGGAGCAGGGCTACTCGGACAGCGACGTGGTCGCCTTCCTGGTCTTCGGCCAGGGCAAGGCCGCCAAGGACCACCCGGAGCTGGCCCAGCAGATTCGCAGCCGCCGCTCCGACACCTCGGTGACGCACGCGCAGCTGTCGTACCTGATGGCCAAGCTGCACCAGGCCGATCCGGCGTTCCACGCCAAGGTGACGGAGGCCGTCCAGGCCAAGGACCCGTTCGTGGTGCAGCGGGGCATGGTGGCACTGAACGACGACCTCAAGGCGGCCATCGCCTCGGACAGCAAGGCCAAGAGCCTCAACAGCGCCGACATCGCGCGCCCCAACGGCTGGGTGTGGACCAAGTCCAACATCGTGACCGTGGCGAATGTCGCGGCCGGCATCAACGTCGCCGTGGGCACCAATGTCGCCGCGGGCGCGGAGGTCGTCGTGGTCGTCGTGATAGCCCCGGCCGCGGCCAGCTACGGCTTCGACCTGAAGCAGTCGGACCAGCTCGACGAGAACGACTTCGTCGCGGCTGTCACTTCCGCGCTCTGA
- a CDS encoding MFS transporter codes for MRSYSELFRTREFTPLFLSSCFRTAASTVSGLALGTLVYRATASPLLTALSMFGPSLAQMVGATTLLSAADRLPPRATVAGIALAFGLGTAAMAIPGLPIRTLFALLLLLGLIQSFGGGVLWGLLNEILAKEGYLLGRSVFNMMSGIAQITGYATGGVLVALLSPRVTLVLAAGLYLAAALTARLGLTPRAPRASGRPSIARTWRTNARLFSSPERRTLYLLLWVPNGLVVGCESLYVSYAPSRAGALFAFAALGMFAGDVTTGRLLPPRVRARLGIPFLLLLATPYLLFVLRPGVAVAAGLVAVASVGFGSSLIQQERLVALIPDEIGGHGLGLHTAGMLTMQGVSAALAGGVAQLTSPATAMTVMAAASITVTLTLAPALLRRAATPSDHRPPDHRLASP; via the coding sequence ATGCGCAGCTACTCCGAGCTCTTCCGCACGCGGGAGTTCACCCCGCTGTTCCTGTCCTCCTGTTTCAGAACGGCCGCCTCGACGGTGAGCGGTCTGGCGCTCGGCACCCTGGTGTACCGGGCGACCGCCTCACCGCTGCTCACGGCGCTGAGCATGTTCGGCCCCTCGCTCGCCCAGATGGTCGGCGCGACCACCCTGCTCTCGGCCGCCGACCGGCTGCCGCCGCGCGCCACGGTGGCGGGCATCGCGCTGGCCTTCGGGCTCGGCACGGCGGCCATGGCGATCCCGGGGCTCCCCATCCGGACGCTCTTCGCCCTGCTCCTGCTCCTCGGCCTGATCCAGTCCTTCGGCGGCGGGGTCCTGTGGGGCCTGCTGAACGAGATCCTCGCCAAGGAGGGCTATCTGCTGGGGCGTTCGGTGTTCAACATGATGAGCGGGATCGCCCAGATCACCGGATACGCGACCGGTGGCGTCCTCGTCGCCCTGCTGTCCCCGCGCGTCACGCTCGTCCTGGCGGCCGGGCTGTACCTCGCGGCGGCCCTGACCGCCCGGCTCGGCCTGACACCCCGCGCACCCCGCGCCTCGGGCCGCCCGTCCATCGCCCGGACCTGGCGCACGAACGCCCGCCTCTTCTCCTCACCGGAACGCCGCACCCTCTATCTCCTGCTCTGGGTGCCGAACGGCCTGGTCGTCGGCTGCGAATCGCTGTACGTGTCGTACGCGCCGAGCCGGGCCGGCGCGCTGTTCGCCTTCGCGGCGCTCGGCATGTTCGCCGGGGACGTGACGACCGGCCGCCTGCTGCCGCCCCGGGTGCGCGCCCGGCTGGGCATCCCGTTCCTGCTCCTGCTCGCGACGCCTTACCTGCTTTTCGTCCTCCGTCCGGGCGTGGCCGTGGCCGCCGGTCTCGTCGCCGTCGCCTCGGTCGGCTTCGGGTCGAGCCTGATCCAGCAGGAACGCCTGGTGGCGCTCATCCCCGACGAGATCGGCGGTCACGGCCTCGGGCTCCACACGGCGGGCATGCTCACGATGCAGGGCGTGAGCGCCGCACTGGCGGGCGGAGTCGCCCAACTCACCTCACCCGCAACGGCGATGACGGTGATGGCCGCCGCCTCGATCACCGTGACACTGACCCTGGCCCCGGCATTGCTCCGCCGGGCGGCGACGCCCTCGGATCACCGGCCCCCGGATCATCGCCTGGCATCGCCCTGA
- a CDS encoding tyrosine-type recombinase/integrase, with protein sequence MPRATGCSFSWAAFTGLRFGEPASLRRRAVDTTNATLMVQRSQAEMQTGALFDKAPKSDAGARPVAFPTELLPDVKSHLDSFAGAGRDGHVFLGHRGGRLRRSNFRDDWSRARAKARAKARITADVHFHDLRHTGNTLAASGASLRDLMTRMGHSTPRAALIYRHLVSGRDREIADRLGSMIRKTRGRQTTSGPCGTAAFIRKGQFERIKPLNWPLVVCPRQDSNLRHPL encoded by the coding sequence TTGCCCCGCGCTACCGGCTGCTCGTTCTCCTGGGCCGCGTTCACCGGACTGCGCTTCGGTGAGCCGGCCTCGCTCCGCCGGCGGGCCGTCGACACGACGAACGCGACGCTCATGGTCCAGCGCTCACAGGCGGAGATGCAGACGGGCGCACTCTTCGACAAGGCGCCCAAGTCCGATGCAGGGGCTCGGCCCGTGGCCTTCCCGACTGAACTCCTGCCGGACGTGAAAAGTCACCTCGACAGCTTCGCTGGGGCCGGCCGTGACGGACACGTGTTCCTGGGCCACCGGGGCGGGCGGCTGCGGCGGAGCAACTTCCGCGACGACTGGAGCAGGGCGCGGGCCAAGGCGCGGGCCAAGGCGCGCATCACCGCAGACGTGCACTTCCATGATCTACGGCATACCGGCAACACCCTGGCCGCATCAGGTGCGAGCCTGCGGGACCTGATGACCAGGATGGGTCACAGCACGCCCCGCGCGGCGCTGATCTATCGGCACTTGGTCAGTGGCCGTGACCGTGAGATCGCCGATCGGCTCGGCTCGATGATCCGCAAGACGCGGGGCAGACAGACGACTAGCGGACCTTGTGGCACGGCCGCGTTCATACGAAAGGGCCAGTTCGAGAGGATCAAGCCTCTGAACTGGCCCTTAGTCGTGTGCCCCCGGCAGGATTCGAACCTGCGACACCCGCTTTAG
- a CDS encoding sensor histidine kinase, producing the protein MWPGSVRARATLGATAVVALALAAVSLALMGILHANLQRSAKETATQQADKVGRLAAQGTLPDLLPVAPGADFIQVVDAEGHVVAASQNLTGRPPIGHLRTDEGPLRATWSGEPFGDEHRQRIVAVTATTPGSTVTVYAGTSLRDADQADEITSVVLGIGAPLLLATVALVTWWVTGRALRPVEAIRSEVAEITGHALHRRVPVPDAQDEIARLARTMNVTLDRLEDAVVRQRRFIADASHELRSPITVLRTQLEVALAHPDPELWPDLVSEVLEDTVRLQDLAADLLFLARLDAAEPVESGPLDLADLCRTTLAARHGDRILIDAGLQAGVTIEGSRSRLTRLLTNLLDNAQRHADRRIELTLRADRATDTAVLEVSDDGPGIPEADRDRVFERFTRLDDARSRDLGGAGLGLAIARDIAGHHHGTLTAEPHPHGARIVARLPLSPEAVPAD; encoded by the coding sequence CTGTGGCCGGGATCGGTGCGCGCCCGGGCGACGCTCGGGGCGACCGCGGTCGTCGCCCTCGCGCTGGCCGCGGTCTCCCTCGCGCTCATGGGCATCCTGCACGCCAACCTCCAGCGCAGCGCCAAGGAGACCGCCACCCAGCAGGCCGACAAGGTGGGGCGGCTGGCCGCCCAGGGCACGCTCCCCGACCTGCTGCCCGTCGCCCCCGGGGCCGACTTCATCCAGGTCGTGGACGCCGAGGGCCATGTGGTGGCCGCCAGCCAGAACCTCACCGGCCGCCCTCCCATCGGTCATCTCCGCACGGACGAGGGCCCGTTGCGCGCCACCTGGTCCGGCGAGCCGTTCGGCGACGAACACCGCCAGCGGATCGTCGCCGTCACCGCCACCACTCCCGGCAGCACGGTCACCGTGTACGCGGGCACCTCGCTGCGGGACGCGGACCAGGCGGACGAGATCACCTCCGTCGTGCTGGGCATCGGCGCCCCGCTGCTGCTGGCCACCGTCGCCCTGGTCACCTGGTGGGTGACCGGCCGAGCGCTGCGCCCGGTGGAGGCCATCCGGTCCGAGGTCGCCGAGATCACCGGGCACGCGCTGCACCGCCGGGTGCCCGTACCGGACGCCCAGGACGAGATCGCCCGGCTCGCCCGCACCATGAACGTCACGCTCGACCGCCTGGAGGACGCGGTCGTCCGGCAGCGCCGGTTCATCGCCGACGCCTCGCACGAACTGCGCAGCCCCATCACCGTTCTGCGGACCCAGTTGGAGGTCGCCCTCGCCCACCCGGACCCGGAGCTGTGGCCGGATCTGGTCAGCGAGGTCCTGGAGGACACCGTACGGCTCCAGGATCTCGCGGCCGATCTGCTGTTCCTGGCCCGGCTGGACGCGGCCGAGCCCGTCGAGAGCGGTCCGCTGGACCTGGCCGACCTGTGCCGTACGACCCTCGCGGCGCGCCACGGCGACCGGATCCTGATCGACGCCGGGCTGCAGGCCGGCGTCACCATCGAGGGCAGCCGCAGCCGGCTCACCAGACTCCTCACCAACCTGCTCGACAACGCCCAGCGCCATGCCGACCGGCGCATCGAACTGACTCTGCGAGCCGATCGGGCCACGGACACGGCCGTGCTGGAGGTGAGCGACGACGGACCGGGCATTCCGGAGGCCGACCGTGACCGGGTCTTCGAGCGCTTCACGCGCCTGGACGACGCCCGCAGCCGGGACCTCGGCGGAGCCGGCCTCGGTCTGGCCATCGCCCGTGACATCGCGGGTCACCACCACGGCACCCTGACCGCCGAGCCCCACCCGCACGGCGCCCGCATCGTCGCCCGTCTCCCGCTCTCCCCCGAGGCCGTTCCGGCCGACTGA